The genome window AACCGGTTTTTCCTGAACGCGGACAAACCGTTGATTCTCGCCCTGTGCCGTCCCGACAAACGCAAAAACGTCAGCGCCCTCATTCAGGCTTACGGTGAGAGCAAGGAATTGCAGGCCATCGCCAACCTCGCCGTGTTTCTCGGCATTCGTAAAAACATCATGGATATGGGCGACAACGAGAAATCGGTCCTCATCGAAACGCTGCTGTTGATGGACAAGCACGATCTCTACGGCAAGCTGGCCATCCCGAAGAAACACGATTTCACTTATGAAGTGCCGGAGCTGTACCGCATGGTGGCGCTGCGCCAGGGCGTGTTCGTCAACCCGGCATTGACCGAACCGTTCGGCCTGACGCTGCTCGAATCCGCGGCCTGCGGCGTGCCGATTGTCGCCACCAGTGACGGCGGCCCGGTGGACATCACCAAAAACTGCCAGAACGGGATTCTCATCGATGTCTCGGAACCGGACAACATCAGCGAGGCGGTCAAGCGCATCCTCGTGGACCCGGAATTGTGGAAGCAGTATTCCAGTAACGGCATCAACAACGTGCGCAAACACTATACCTGGGATGCACACATCGATCGTTATCTGGAAAAAGTTCAGCAATTGAAAGGCGATGCGCACAAGGATCTGTACGCCACAGACGGCAATCCTATTGCTGTGAAGATGTTGAGCCGCAACAAAATGATTGTCTGCGATATCGACAACACGCTGACGGGCGATACCGAATCCCTGCAAAAGCTGCTGACATTGATCGAACCGCATAAAAAGGCCATCGCCTTCGGGGTGGCCACGGGGCGGACCATTGACTCCGCTCTGGAGTTTCTGAAAGAAAACAACGTGCCTGTCCCGGAAATTTTGATCACTTCCGTCGGTGCGGAAATTTATTACGGCAATGCCGGCAGTCCGGACAAGGGGTGGGCCATGCACCTCAGGCAGAAGTGGAGTAAAGAAAAGATAAAAAAACTTCTGGCCACGCTGCCGTTTCTGAAACCGCAGGAACCGGAAACCGAGCGCGAGTTCAAGGTCAGTTATTACATGGAGCCGAAGGAGGAGTACCTGAAGGAAGCGCACGACCTGTTGACCCGCAACGGCTGCCGCTACCAGATGATTTATTCGCACCAGCAGTTTCTGGACATTCTGCCGCAGCGCGCGTCCAAGGGCAAAGCCCTGCGTTACCTCAGTTACAAATGGGAAATTCCTCTGGAAAATTTTCTGGTGGCGGGCGATTCCGGCAACGACGAGGAAATGATGCGCGGCGATCCCAAAGGCGTTGTGGTCGGCAATTACAGTGCGGAAATGGAAATCCTGCGCGGCAAGCGCGGGGTGTATTTTTCCAAACAGAAATACGCCGCCGGGGTGATCGACGGTATCCATCGGTACCGATTCCTGGAGACCTGATTTGCACGATCCGAGTTTTCTGACAGCCTTGCTGAAGGATGCCGAGGTTCGGTGTTTCCGCGAGTTCATTTATGAACTGGATCACGAATCGCAAAAGCATTTTCTGCGTAACGACATCGTTCTCAAGTCGGAAGCCTATCTCAGGCAGAAGCGGCAGGCGCATCCGGATCTCGGAGATTTCAGAAACTTCGAACAATTCCTCTCCCGCACGCAGGAAATGCTGCTGCTGGATCAGTACGCGATTCTGCTTTACCGCGCCAAGGTTGGCGAGTACCGGTTCTACCGGTTTCATAAAAATGAAGAGACGGTGGACGAACTGACGCCGGAAGAGTTTCTGGATTACCGGGAAGTGGTTGCGGGGTACCCGCACGAGCCGGTCGAAAAAAAACTGGAAATCAATTTCGGCCCGTTTTACAGCCTGGGCCCCGTGATCCGCGATCATCGCAAAATCGGAGCGGGACAACGTTTCCTGAACAGCTTCATGGCGGGCAAACTGCAAGGCGAATGGAACACGTGGCAGGCGCACCTTTGCGACTTCCTCAAAATCCACAGCATCAACGGCGAGCAGATTCTGGTGGACGGACAGATCATCCAGAATCCGCATCAGTTGTTCGAAGCTCTGCAGAAAGCCATCAGTTACCTGGAAATGCAACCGGCGGATGACCTCATTCAGGACGCCAAAAGTTTTTTGCGTGGGCTGGGACTGCGCGACGGATTCGGCGATACGGTGGGGCGGGTATTGAGCACGTTGCAACTGTTGGCCAACCTTCAGGAAGAACCGCGTGCCGAAAACCTGGAGGCGTTCATCAGCGCCATTCCGATGGTGAGCCGCGTTGCGGTCATTTCACCGCACGGTTGGTTTGGTCAGGAAAACGTGCTGGGCCGGCCGGACACGGGCGGACAGATCGTGTACATCCTCGATCAGGTCAAGGCGCTCGAAAAATATCTGAGTGCGTCGCTGACGGCATCCGGCCTGTCGGTACAACCCAAGATTGTCGTCGTCACCCGCCTGATACCGGAAAACGAGGGAACCACCTGCGATCACCGTCTGGAGAAAATACACGGCACGCAGAACTGCTGGATCCTGCGCGTGCCGTTCAAGGATGCCAACCAGAACATCGTGCCGCACTGGATTTCGCGTTTTCACGTCTGGCCGTATCTGGAGCAGTTCGCGCTCGATGCGAAGCACGAGCTGCTCACCGAACTGGAAGGCAACCCCGATCTCATCGTCGGCAATTACTCCGACGGCAACCTGGTGGCGTCGCTGCTCGCGTCGTGGTTGCAGGTCATCCAGTGCAACATCGCGCACGCGCTGGAGAAACCGAAGTACCTGTTCTCTGCGCTGTACTGGAAGGACCTCGAGGCGGATTACAATTTTTCGCTGCAATTCACCGCTGACCTGATCGCGATGAACAAGGCGGACATCATCATCTCCAGCACGTCGCAGGAGATCGCAGGCACCGAAACCAGCATGGGGCAGTACGAATCGTATCGCCTGTTTTCCATGCCCGGACTGTACAAGGTGAGCAACGGCATTCACCTGCACCACCCCAAGTTCAACGTGGTGTCGCCGGGCGTGGACGAATCACTGTACTTCCCGTACATGCAAACGGAGCGGCGCCTCGAAAACCAGACGCGGGAAGTGACCGGCAGGCTGTTCGCGCAAGCCGGCGCGCATTGCTATGGAGAGTTGAAAGACCCGGACAAGCCGTCCATTTTCACCATGGCGCGTCTCGACAAGATCAAAAACCTGACGGGACTGATGGAGGCGTTCGGGCAAAGCCCGGAGTTGCAGGAGCGGGCGAACCTGATTGTGGTCACGCGTTCCATTCGCGAGGAAGGCGTGGTGGATGAGGAGGAGCTGCATCAACTCAAACGCATGTATGAGTTGATCACCCAATACGATCTGTATCACAATATCCGGTGGGTGGAAAACTCGTCGCGCCGGGATGGGGCGGAGATGTACCGCATTGTCGGCGACCGCGGCGGCGTGTTCGTGCAACCGGCGTTGTTCGAGGCGTTCGGGCTGACGGTGCTGGAAGGCATGGCCAGCGGCCTGCCAGTGTTTGCCACCCAGTTTGGCGGTCCCTTGGAAATCATCCAGAATGGAAAAAACGGGTTTCTCATCAACCCCACCCAGCCGGATCTCATCAGCGAACCGATTTTAAACTTCCTGTCACGTGCCGCGGACGATGCATCCCATTGGCAATCCATTTCAGAAGCGGCGATTGCCCGCGTGAAGGAGGCTTATACCTGGGAATTGTATTCGGACAAACTGCTCAAGTTCGCCAAGCTGTATGGCTTCTGGAATTATTCGGAGTTGTCGGAGGAAAAAAAGGAGTTGGACCAGTACTGCAATCTGCTGTTTCACCTGCTCTACAAAAAAAGGGCGGGGCGGTTGTTGAAATCCTGACCGCCCGTCTCCCAGCCAAAACAAACCCGGCAAGGCGCCGTCACCGAATCCAGACCAGTGGCTGGTAAACCCAGGCTTTGTCGCCCACCGCATCGAGAATGTGCACCCAGTTGTTTTCGACCTTCAGCACCTTGACGGAAAAATATTTGTCCACCGGGCTCCAGGGCACGCGGGAATGATTGGTGCCGGGGCCGGTGCGCATGTTGGTTTTATTCTGCTTGATGACGGCACACTTGAATTCTTTAGTAGTCAGCCGCTCGTGAATCCAGTAGATGTCTCCGTCCACATCCTGCACGCGCAACCATTCCCCTTTTTTGGCGAGTTGCTGGAACGGCATGTACTTGAACACTTCCCAGAGTTTTTCGTAGTTCAAGCCGGGACCTTTGCGCAGGTTGGCCTGTTTTACATTGACGCACAGCGCCTGCGCTTCGCTGGCTGGCATGGAAAGAGAAACGAAAGTCAGTGCGAACATCAGCAGAGAGACCAGAGGCAATTTAAGACGATGCATGGTTGTTTCCAGATTTGAAGTTGAAAGCAGATTCTCGGATTGAGAACATCGATACGTTCTGAATTGGACAGACCGCATTGGGATCGCAGCCTCCAGGCCGGTGCGGGAGGTCCGCGTTCGCGAGCTTGTTGAAGCCCCACGAAATCAAAATGTTGCTGTCAGCTTACCACCATTGCCGGACAGATTCAATTCCCCCCATCCGCACACGAACCCGTTCAACGCCGCCCCCGTTCCAGCCAATAGAGGCCTCCGGACAGCACGAGGTGGATCAGCCCCACCTGCAGGAGAAACCGCGGCAGGCTCCAGAACGAAACGATTTCATTGTTCACGCGGTAGGTGAACGAGAACAGGTCCTTTTCGATGCGGTCTCCGGTTTGGACGTGCGCGTACAGGTCCGGCTTCACGCGCTTTTGTTTGACGGTGCCCGCATCGTTTTTAACCGACAGGTAATAGGATTGCGTTTGAAACAGTTTTTTCTCGATGTTCTTGTCCGTGACCTCGCCCGCCATCGCCGTAAAAAATTTAAAAAAATACAAAGCTCCGAATACCGCCATCATGAAAATTTTTGGATTGAGAAACAGACGCCGCATGCGTTCCCTGGGGTCGGGCGCGGCGGCGAGATCGCCGACAAAAAAGGAATGGATGAACGGGGTGATGAAGTCGAATTGAAAATAGGGATAACCGGAATAGTGCGGTCGATAAAACGGCCGTGCGCCCTGTGGGGTGGAGTGTGGTGGTGTGTTGAACAGGCGGTTGTCGTAGTCTTTTCGCTTTTTCAGATTGGACAGCACCCGGTAGGCCTCACTGATTGCAGCGAAACGCTCATGCTGTCCTTCGCGGCTGTCGGGGTTGGCGTCGGGGTGGTGTTGCTTTGCCAGCGCGCGGTAGGCTTTTTTGATTTCCGCATACGTGGCATTGGGGGCGACGTCCAAAATTTCGTAAAAGTTTTTTTCAGTCATAAATAACCGGGCAAGGTGAACGCCCATATCAGGAGCGGCGCGACGGGTCGAGGGCCCTCTGCGCTATCCAATACAGCGCGATGACGAAACCGAGGGTGAGGGCCACGTTGCTCCATTCCAGGTCTTCCAACGCGGCGAGGAGGAACGGACCCGCATAAAAACTCGCCCCGGTGTAGGCCAGCGAAAATAAAACGTTGCCCACAAAAGAATACAGCACATAACGGCGCACGTCGTAATGGATCATCCCGGCGAAAGGGGGGATGATTTTTGACACCGCAAACAGGAAGCGGCCGAGGATCACCACCAGCGCCGGACGCGTCTGGAACATGCGGTGCGTGGTGGTGAGGGCGGTTTCCATTTTGCGCACCCAGGCAAACTGCATCCAGTAAGCGAGGCCGGTTTTGTGGCCGAGGAAATACAGAAACAGGTCGGCAATCCAACCTCCGGCGAAACCGCACAACAGCACGCCGTACACATTCAGGACGTCCTTGGAGGCGGCGATGCCGCCGAACACCAGAAACAGGGGAATGCCGTAATGATCGAAGTAAGTGCCGACAAGGACAATGCCATAGCCGTAGTCTGCGACCAGACCTTCAATGGCCTCGGGAGACATTATTCACAGGCGTCGCACAGCAGGTTGGAAATGGCGTTCATGCAGCAACACCCGGCATAGGCTCCTGCGCCGGAAGTGGCGCTGTTGACGAAGGTGCTTTTCAGGTCCGGTCGCTCGTAGTAACCCGGAGGCATCTGCGGGTTCTGTTGCTGCGGTGGACCGGGCTGCTGGTACTGCTGCGGCGCGCGGAGTTCCGGATTGTCCACGATCTGCGTGCCGCAGCGCGTGCAGAAGTTGGCCTGCTCCGAGTTCTCCGCTCCACAGTTGGGGCAAAACATAGCGTCTCCTCTTATTTAAAAATCCTTGCAGTTGAAAAACATCTTTTCGGTAACGGGGCGTTGCAGCACCATCGCCTCGAAGGCCTTGCGGCTTTCCCGGTCGAGGCTGTGGCTGAGAATATTCTGCACCAGCGGCCAGGAATCGCGAAGCTCCAGCGCCGGCAACCGGTCGAGCAACGTGTCGCGTCCCGCCTGGATTTTTTCAAGGTACTTATTATAGGTTGCCTGCAGGCAATTTTCATCGGTTAAATTCAGATCCGGTTCGGCGCGCAGAATCGGATTGAACCGGCCCGCCGCGTGGTCCGCATGCAGATCGGTCATGGCGTCGAGCAGGTTGATGACGCGGCCCAGCTCGTGGAAGAACGCGTACAGCGCCTCAAAGCGGTCCTTGGCGATCCTGTCCAGAAATGCCTGCGTCATGATGTGGGCGAACACCGCCCCCCACTGGTCGAGAAAGCGGTCGAGGTCGCGCACCGCCGCATCCTGTTCCAGCCGGTGCAGGGCCTGGATTTCCGCCTCGACGTATTCGAGGTCGATGCGAAAGCGGTCGTACAGCCGGCGTTGTTTGCGGAAGGTACGGAGAAGGCGGCGCTGGATCCAGCCGTTGTACTGCCGCAGCCAGAACCCCGACTCGTCCTCAAGGTTGTCCTGCGACTTGATGACGAACGCCAACAGCGACACCGCTGCACCCAATTGCACGGCTTCGTGATCCGGCGGCAGGGCGGCGACTTTCACCATCGGCAACCCCGAGCAGCGGTCCTTGACCGCCTCGATGTCTTGCACTACCATTTCATTGAAGATCATGGCCAGCAGCGTGCCTTCGTAACTGTTGATGAAGGCGTACGCCCGCGAATGGTTGCGCACCAGGTGGCGGCAGACACTACAATAGTACAGCTTGTAGTACGTGCAGTCCTTGACCAGCAGTTCCATTTTGTAGGGTTTGATCAGTCCCAGCATGGCGTGCGTTCCGTCTCGACAATCGCAGAGTTTCACATTTTTCCGGTATTGTAACAGATGGCCTGGCTGACCGTTTTGCAAATCGTTCTGGTTCTTGTGGTGATGGTTTATTTCGGATCGAACCTGCTGCATTTGGCACGGGTGCGTCCGGCAGCGGCGCCGTTGCCCCGCATGCCGTTCGTCTCCGTCTGCGTGCCGGCGCGCAATGAAGAGCGCGATCTGGAAGCCTGCCTGACGTCGCTGCTCAATCAGGATTACCCCGATTATGAAGTCATTGTGGTCGATGACCATTCCACCGACCGTACGCCGGAGATCATTCAGGCGTTGAAGGCAAAGCATCCCAATTTGAAAACCATTCATAGTGCGTCCCTGCCAGAAGGCTGGTACGGCAAACCGTTCGCCCTGCACCAG of Nitrospina watsonii contains these proteins:
- a CDS encoding HAD-IIB family hydrolase, translated to MGQNSQGLYIMMFSIHGLIRSRNIEMGRDADTGGQVKYVIELAEELGKRPEVRRVDLFTRMIRDRKVSEEYSTPVENISEKVRIVRIPCGGGKYIRKELLWNHLDEFIDKTVKYIKREDDIPYLMHGHYADGGYVARHLASLFGVPFVFTGHSLGKSKKSKLRDDGLSDEDMNKRYQMDYRIQMEDDIIGCADLVVTSTHQEVEQQYGMYSHNTVPEYLVNPPGLDLERFFPYYAEDQENEHSKQARVAIDNELNRFFLNADKPLILALCRPDKRKNVSALIQAYGESKELQAIANLAVFLGIRKNIMDMGDNEKSVLIETLLLMDKHDLYGKLAIPKKHDFTYEVPELYRMVALRQGVFVNPALTEPFGLTLLESAACGVPIVATSDGGPVDITKNCQNGILIDVSEPDNISEAVKRILVDPELWKQYSSNGINNVRKHYTWDAHIDRYLEKVQQLKGDAHKDLYATDGNPIAVKMLSRNKMIVCDIDNTLTGDTESLQKLLTLIEPHKKAIAFGVATGRTIDSALEFLKENNVPVPEILITSVGAEIYYGNAGSPDKGWAMHLRQKWSKEKIKKLLATLPFLKPQEPETEREFKVSYYMEPKEEYLKEAHDLLTRNGCRYQMIYSHQQFLDILPQRASKGKALRYLSYKWEIPLENFLVAGDSGNDEEMMRGDPKGVVVGNYSAEMEILRGKRGVYFSKQKYAAGVIDGIHRYRFLET
- a CDS encoding sucrose synthase, whose translation is MHDPSFLTALLKDAEVRCFREFIYELDHESQKHFLRNDIVLKSEAYLRQKRQAHPDLGDFRNFEQFLSRTQEMLLLDQYAILLYRAKVGEYRFYRFHKNEETVDELTPEEFLDYREVVAGYPHEPVEKKLEINFGPFYSLGPVIRDHRKIGAGQRFLNSFMAGKLQGEWNTWQAHLCDFLKIHSINGEQILVDGQIIQNPHQLFEALQKAISYLEMQPADDLIQDAKSFLRGLGLRDGFGDTVGRVLSTLQLLANLQEEPRAENLEAFISAIPMVSRVAVISPHGWFGQENVLGRPDTGGQIVYILDQVKALEKYLSASLTASGLSVQPKIVVVTRLIPENEGTTCDHRLEKIHGTQNCWILRVPFKDANQNIVPHWISRFHVWPYLEQFALDAKHELLTELEGNPDLIVGNYSDGNLVASLLASWLQVIQCNIAHALEKPKYLFSALYWKDLEADYNFSLQFTADLIAMNKADIIISSTSQEIAGTETSMGQYESYRLFSMPGLYKVSNGIHLHHPKFNVVSPGVDESLYFPYMQTERRLENQTREVTGRLFAQAGAHCYGELKDPDKPSIFTMARLDKIKNLTGLMEAFGQSPELQERANLIVVTRSIREEGVVDEEELHQLKRMYELITQYDLYHNIRWVENSSRRDGAEMYRIVGDRGGVFVQPALFEAFGLTVLEGMASGLPVFATQFGGPLEIIQNGKNGFLINPTQPDLISEPILNFLSRAADDASHWQSISEAAIARVKEAYTWELYSDKLLKFAKLYGFWNYSELSEEKKELDQYCNLLFHLLYKKRAGRLLKS
- a CDS encoding SH3 domain-containing protein, producing MHRLKLPLVSLLMFALTFVSLSMPASEAQALCVNVKQANLRKGPGLNYEKLWEVFKYMPFQQLAKKGEWLRVQDVDGDIYWIHERLTTKEFKCAVIKQNKTNMRTGPGTNHSRVPWSPVDKYFSVKVLKVENNWVHILDAVGDKAWVYQPLVWIR
- a CDS encoding J domain-containing protein; its protein translation is MTEKNFYEILDVAPNATYAEIKKAYRALAKQHHPDANPDSREGQHERFAAISEAYRVLSNLKKRKDYDNRLFNTPPHSTPQGARPFYRPHYSGYPYFQFDFITPFIHSFFVGDLAAAPDPRERMRRLFLNPKIFMMAVFGALYFFKFFTAMAGEVTDKNIEKKLFQTQSYYLSVKNDAGTVKQKRVKPDLYAHVQTGDRIEKDLFSFTYRVNNEIVSFWSLPRFLLQVGLIHLVLSGGLYWLERGRR
- a CDS encoding DedA family protein yields the protein MSPEAIEGLVADYGYGIVLVGTYFDHYGIPLFLVFGGIAASKDVLNVYGVLLCGFAGGWIADLFLYFLGHKTGLAYWMQFAWVRKMETALTTTHRMFQTRPALVVILGRFLFAVSKIIPPFAGMIHYDVRRYVLYSFVGNVLFSLAYTGASFYAGPFLLAALEDLEWSNVALTLGFVIALYWIAQRALDPSRRS
- a CDS encoding zinc-ribbon domain-containing protein, whose translation is MFCPNCGAENSEQANFCTRCGTQIVDNPELRAPQQYQQPGPPQQQNPQMPPGYYERPDLKSTFVNSATSGAGAYAGCCCMNAISNLLCDACE
- a CDS encoding DUF5685 family protein, encoding MLGLIKPYKMELLVKDCTYYKLYYCSVCRHLVRNHSRAYAFINSYEGTLLAMIFNEMVVQDIEAVKDRCSGLPMVKVAALPPDHEAVQLGAAVSLLAFVIKSQDNLEDESGFWLRQYNGWIQRRLLRTFRKQRRLYDRFRIDLEYVEAEIQALHRLEQDAAVRDLDRFLDQWGAVFAHIMTQAFLDRIAKDRFEALYAFFHELGRVINLLDAMTDLHADHAAGRFNPILRAEPDLNLTDENCLQATYNKYLEKIQAGRDTLLDRLPALELRDSWPLVQNILSHSLDRESRKAFEAMVLQRPVTEKMFFNCKDF